In Sphingomonas sp. PAMC26645, one DNA window encodes the following:
- a CDS encoding WecB/TagA/CpsF family glycosyltransferase: MRTATIGGMKIARLRRDELAALMLADTARARAGTLAEPRIVTSANGSVIAAYNRDEEYRRLIDGADIVDADGMPLVFASRLLCREPLEERIATTDFLLDAATIAARDDIRFFFLGSRPGVAARAAQHLRSRFPGLKVVGTRHGFFSPDAIPDICAKVRASGADVLWIGMGSPAQERFALDNRHLLGGVAWIRTCGGLFDHYGGGVSRAPSWMQATGLEWLYRAAREPVRLGWRYLVTSPVAIYYLATRTHD; encoded by the coding sequence GTGCGGACCGCGACGATCGGCGGCATGAAGATCGCCCGGCTGCGGCGCGACGAACTCGCGGCGTTGATGCTTGCCGACACGGCGCGCGCGCGGGCCGGGACGCTGGCGGAACCGCGCATCGTCACCTCGGCCAATGGCAGCGTGATCGCCGCGTATAATCGCGACGAAGAGTATCGGCGGCTGATCGATGGCGCGGACATCGTCGATGCGGACGGCATGCCGCTGGTATTCGCCAGCCGGCTCTTGTGCCGCGAACCGCTAGAGGAGCGCATCGCCACCACCGATTTCCTGCTCGACGCGGCCACCATCGCCGCGCGCGATGACATCCGCTTCTTCTTCCTCGGCTCGCGACCCGGCGTCGCGGCCCGTGCCGCGCAACATCTCCGCAGCCGCTTCCCCGGCCTCAAGGTTGTCGGCACGCGCCACGGGTTCTTCTCGCCCGACGCGATCCCGGATATTTGCGCGAAGGTCCGCGCGTCCGGCGCCGACGTGTTGTGGATCGGCATGGGCAGCCCCGCGCAGGAGCGGTTCGCGCTCGACAACCGGCATCTGCTCGGCGGGGTCGCGTGGATCCGGACCTGTGGCGGGCTTTTCGATCATTACGGCGGCGGCGTATCGCGCGCGCCGAGCTGGATGCAGGCGACCGGGCTGGAGTGGCTCTACCGTGCCGCACGCGAACCGGTGCGGCTTGGCTGGCGCTATCTCGTGACAAGTCCGGTCGCGATCTACTATCTGGCAACCAGAACGCATGATTGA
- a CDS encoding sialidase family protein yields MEPHVRRTVRYEDFVQPRRRRWPWILGVVMLLALAAGIAAFWFGGDHQAHAAPRALSQAGGPVASEAYQWKHVAIGGGGMISGLSSDASGKTFVARTDVYGAYIWDASANRWSQLVTAASMPDSIRTQNGAAAGAYEIVVAPSRAQRLYMALQGRVYRSDDTGRHWVQPNAGNPFPMVWDANSEFRLHGPFMAVDPTNPDIVLLGTPATGLWRSTDGGAQWAHVGSVPVSKDRKPDAGAQTPGTMLWFERPAGGKPTGRLFALASGAGMFVSSDAGATFRPLPAVGVQPMTLQRGTFDRRGTFFGVDDLTKSIWSYRDGRWRDLTADLGLTVREYAAVVANPRADQVIVVDRGGQGYASTDGGATWNSVSHSAKAGEGDPPWLRVANAPFFTTADMMFDPAVPNRVWVAAGMGVFYADVPPGTGALDWVSQTRGIEELVANDVIQPTGGSPIFAGWDFGIHVKDDLNAYSTTFGPGERALMTVPQLDWTPAKPGFVVSNASDARMGCCSEDGNAVMAGTSTDGGRKWAKFPTLPTPPGTKDDDPWRMSFGTIAVSSGDPQNIIWAPAFNRQPYYTKDGGRSWTPVRLPGASGDTPGSFQAQWMQRKTLTADKAVPGTFYLYHSGGGANAGLQGLWRTTDGGVGWDKVFDGELAPSSELAAKLRSVPGHPGNLFFTSAFEHTSDTGLRRSIDGGKTWQTVTGVTRVDDIAFGKAAKGRTYPTLFLSGRVAGEYGIWRSVDDATSWQQLTDFPVGTLDQVSVVGADPDVFGRVYLGYVGSSWIWGEPAPCKPAAYRPLADRQCSLVR; encoded by the coding sequence ATGGAACCACATGTACGCCGCACCGTCCGCTACGAGGATTTCGTCCAGCCCCGCCGCCGTCGCTGGCCGTGGATCCTGGGCGTCGTGATGCTGCTCGCGCTCGCCGCCGGGATCGCCGCCTTCTGGTTCGGGGGCGATCACCAGGCGCACGCCGCGCCGCGCGCTTTGTCGCAGGCGGGTGGCCCGGTCGCATCCGAAGCCTATCAGTGGAAGCACGTCGCGATCGGCGGCGGCGGCATGATCTCCGGCCTGTCGAGCGATGCGTCGGGCAAGACCTTCGTCGCGCGCACCGACGTCTATGGCGCGTATATCTGGGACGCGTCGGCGAACCGCTGGAGCCAGCTCGTCACCGCGGCGTCGATGCCCGACAGCATCCGCACGCAGAACGGCGCCGCCGCGGGTGCGTACGAGATCGTCGTCGCCCCCTCGCGCGCGCAACGCCTCTACATGGCGTTGCAGGGCCGGGTCTATCGCTCCGACGATACCGGCAGGCACTGGGTCCAGCCCAACGCCGGCAATCCGTTCCCGATGGTGTGGGACGCGAACAGCGAGTTCCGCCTGCACGGCCCGTTCATGGCGGTCGATCCGACCAATCCCGACATCGTCCTGCTCGGCACCCCCGCGACCGGGCTGTGGCGCTCGACCGATGGCGGCGCGCAGTGGGCCCATGTCGGCTCGGTCCCGGTCAGCAAGGATCGCAAGCCCGATGCGGGCGCGCAGACACCCGGCACGATGCTGTGGTTCGAACGACCCGCCGGCGGCAAGCCGACCGGGCGGTTGTTCGCGCTCGCATCGGGTGCGGGCATGTTCGTGTCGAGCGATGCCGGCGCAACGTTCCGGCCGCTGCCGGCGGTCGGGGTACAGCCAATGACGCTCCAGCGCGGCACTTTCGATCGTCGCGGCACGTTCTTCGGCGTCGATGATCTGACCAAGTCGATCTGGTCGTACCGCGACGGTCGCTGGCGCGATCTCACCGCGGACCTCGGCCTGACCGTACGCGAATACGCCGCGGTCGTCGCCAATCCGCGGGCCGACCAGGTGATCGTCGTCGATCGTGGCGGGCAGGGCTATGCCAGCACCGACGGCGGCGCGACCTGGAACAGCGTATCACACAGCGCGAAGGCCGGGGAGGGCGATCCCCCCTGGCTCCGCGTCGCCAACGCACCCTTCTTCACGACAGCGGACATGATGTTCGATCCCGCGGTGCCGAACCGGGTCTGGGTCGCGGCGGGCATGGGCGTGTTCTACGCCGACGTGCCGCCCGGCACGGGGGCACTCGACTGGGTCAGCCAGACTCGCGGGATCGAGGAACTCGTCGCCAACGACGTGATCCAGCCGACCGGTGGCTCGCCGATCTTTGCCGGCTGGGATTTCGGTATCCACGTGAAGGACGATCTCAACGCCTATTCGACCACGTTCGGCCCCGGCGAGCGTGCCTTGATGACCGTCCCGCAGCTCGACTGGACGCCGGCCAAGCCCGGCTTCGTCGTCAGCAACGCGTCCGATGCGCGGATGGGCTGCTGTTCGGAGGACGGCAACGCAGTGATGGCAGGCACCAGCACCGACGGCGGCCGTAAATGGGCGAAGTTCCCGACGCTGCCGACCCCCCCGGGCACCAAGGACGACGATCCCTGGCGGATGTCGTTCGGGACGATCGCGGTCTCGTCCGGTGATCCGCAGAACATCATCTGGGCACCCGCGTTCAACCGCCAACCCTATTACACCAAGGACGGCGGCCGCAGCTGGACACCGGTCCGCCTGCCCGGCGCGAGTGGCGACACGCCCGGATCGTTTCAGGCGCAGTGGATGCAACGCAAGACGCTGACCGCGGACAAGGCCGTCCCCGGCACCTTCTACCTCTACCATAGCGGCGGTGGCGCAAACGCCGGTCTCCAGGGCCTGTGGCGGACGACTGATGGCGGCGTCGGCTGGGACAAGGTCTTCGACGGCGAACTCGCACCGTCGAGCGAACTTGCGGCAAAGCTCCGTTCGGTGCCCGGCCACCCCGGCAACCTGTTCTTCACCTCCGCCTTCGAGCACACCAGCGACACCGGCCTGCGTCGCAGCATCGATGGCGGCAAGACCTGGCAAACCGTCACCGGTGTTACCCGCGTCGACGACATCGCGTTCGGCAAGGCGGCCAAGGGCAGAACCTATCCGACGCTGTTCCTGTCGGGGCGGGTCGCCGGCGAATACGGCATCTGGCGCTCTGTCGACGACGCCACGAGCTGGCAGCAACTCACCGACTTCCCGGTTGGTACGCTCGATCAGGTCAGCGTGGTCGGCGCCGATCCCGACGTCTTCGGCCGGGTGTATCTCGGTTATGTCGGCTCGAGCTGGATATGGGGCGAGCCTGCTCCGTGCAAACCCGCCGC